From Pseudomonas sp. LS1212, the proteins below share one genomic window:
- a CDS encoding efflux RND transporter permease subunit produces the protein MNFSQFFISRPIFAAVLSLLILIAGSISLFQLPISEYPEVVPPTVVVRANFPGANPKVIGETVAAPLEQAITGVENMLYMSSQSTADGKITLTITFALGTDLDNAQVQVQNRVTRTQPKLPEEVTRIGITVDKASPDLTMVVHLTSPDNRYDMLYLSNYAILNIKDELARLGGVGDVQLFGMGDYSLRVWLDPNKVASRNLTATDVVNAIREQNRQVAAGQLGAPPAPGATSFQLSVNTQGRLVSEEEFENIIIRSGANGEITRLKDIARVELGSSQYALRSLLNNQPAVAIPIFQRPGSNAIEISNEVRAKMAELKESFPEGMDYSIVYDPTIFVRGSIEAVVHTLFEALILVVLVVILFLQTWRASIIPLVAVPVSLIGTFAVMHMFGFSLNALSLFGLVLAIGIVVDDAIVVVENVERNIGLGLTPIEATKRAMREVTGPIIATALVLCAVFVPAAFISGLTGQFYKQFALTIAISTVISAFNSLTLSPALAAVLLKDHHAPKDRFSKFLDKLLGGWLFRPFNRFFDRASHGYVGTVTRVIRSSGIALVLYAGFMVLTWLGFATTPTGFVPAQDKQYLVAFAQLPDAASLDRTEAVIKKMSEIALEQPGVANSVAFPGLSINGFTNSPNSGIVFTPLKPFDERTDPSQSAAAIAAALNAKFADIEDAYIAIFPPPPVQGLGTIGGFRLQIEDRGGLGYEALYKETQNIIAKSHNVPELAGLFTSYQVNVPQVDAAIDREKAKTHGVAISDIFDTLQIYLGSLYANDFNRFGRTYQVNVQAEQQFRLEAEQIGQLKVRNNLGEMIPLATFIKVSDTSGPDRVMHYNGFVTAEINGAAAPGYSSGQAEKAIEKLLKEELPNGMTYEWTELTYQQILAGNTALFVFPLCVLLAFLVLAAQYESWSLPLAVILIVPMTVLSAITGVILSGGDNNIFTQIGLIVLVGLACKNAILIVEFAKDKQEEGLDPLSAVLEACRLRLRPILMTSFAFIMGVVPLVLSSGAGAEMRHAMGVAVFSGMLGVTFFGLLLTPVFFVLIRRYVERSDARKAAKLLKLESQA, from the coding sequence GCTGCAGTGCTGTCGCTGCTGATCCTGATCGCCGGTAGCATCTCGCTGTTCCAGTTGCCGATCAGCGAATACCCCGAAGTGGTGCCGCCGACCGTCGTGGTACGCGCCAACTTCCCGGGGGCCAACCCCAAGGTCATCGGCGAAACCGTTGCCGCGCCGCTGGAACAGGCCATCACCGGGGTCGAGAACATGCTGTACATGTCCTCGCAATCGACCGCCGACGGCAAGATCACCCTGACCATCACCTTTGCCCTGGGCACCGACCTGGACAACGCCCAGGTCCAGGTGCAGAACCGCGTGACGCGGACCCAGCCCAAGCTGCCCGAAGAAGTCACCCGCATCGGCATCACCGTCGACAAGGCCTCGCCCGACCTGACCATGGTCGTGCACCTGACCTCGCCGGATAACCGCTACGACATGCTCTATCTGTCCAACTACGCCATCCTCAATATCAAGGATGAGCTGGCACGGTTGGGTGGCGTGGGCGACGTGCAGTTGTTCGGCATGGGCGACTACTCCCTGCGGGTCTGGCTCGACCCCAACAAGGTCGCCTCGCGCAACCTTACGGCGACTGACGTGGTCAATGCGATTCGCGAGCAGAACCGCCAGGTCGCTGCCGGCCAGTTGGGCGCACCGCCCGCCCCCGGCGCCACCAGCTTCCAGCTCTCGGTCAACACCCAGGGCCGCCTGGTCAGTGAGGAAGAGTTCGAGAACATCATCATCCGCTCCGGCGCCAATGGCGAAATCACGCGCCTGAAGGACATCGCCCGGGTCGAGCTGGGTTCCAGCCAGTACGCCCTGCGCTCCTTGCTCAACAACCAGCCGGCGGTGGCAATCCCGATCTTCCAGCGTCCGGGTTCCAATGCCATCGAGATCTCCAACGAAGTCCGGGCGAAAATGGCCGAACTCAAGGAGAGCTTCCCCGAAGGCATGGACTACAGCATCGTCTATGACCCGACCATCTTCGTCCGTGGCTCGATCGAAGCGGTGGTCCATACCCTGTTCGAAGCACTGATCCTGGTGGTGCTGGTGGTGATCCTGTTCCTGCAGACCTGGCGCGCCTCGATCATCCCGCTGGTGGCGGTTCCGGTGTCGTTGATCGGTACCTTTGCCGTGATGCACATGTTCGGCTTCTCGCTCAACGCCCTGTCGCTGTTCGGGCTGGTATTGGCCATCGGCATCGTGGTGGACGACGCCATCGTGGTGGTGGAGAACGTCGAGCGTAACATCGGCCTGGGCCTGACGCCGATCGAGGCCACCAAGCGGGCCATGCGTGAAGTGACAGGGCCGATCATCGCCACGGCGCTGGTGCTCTGCGCGGTATTCGTGCCGGCGGCCTTCATCTCCGGCCTTACCGGGCAGTTCTACAAGCAGTTCGCCCTGACCATCGCCATTTCCACGGTGATCTCGGCCTTCAACTCCCTGACCCTGTCGCCGGCCCTGGCCGCGGTATTGCTCAAGGACCACCACGCGCCCAAGGACCGCTTCTCGAAATTCCTCGACAAGCTGCTCGGCGGCTGGTTGTTCCGCCCGTTCAACCGCTTCTTCGACCGCGCCAGCCATGGCTATGTCGGCACCGTAACCCGCGTGATCCGCAGCAGCGGCATTGCCCTGGTCCTCTACGCAGGCTTCATGGTCCTGACCTGGCTGGGCTTTGCCACCACCCCGACCGGCTTCGTGCCTGCCCAGGACAAGCAATACCTGGTGGCCTTCGCCCAGTTGCCGGATGCGGCGAGCCTGGACCGTACCGAAGCGGTCATCAAGAAGATGTCGGAAATCGCCCTGGAACAACCGGGCGTGGCCAACTCCGTGGCCTTCCCGGGGCTGTCGATCAACGGCTTCACCAACAGCCCCAACAGCGGCATCGTGTTCACCCCGCTCAAGCCCTTCGATGAGCGCACGGACCCGAGCCAGTCGGCCGCTGCCATCGCCGCCGCGCTGAACGCCAAGTTCGCCGACATCGAGGACGCCTATATCGCGATCTTCCCACCGCCGCCGGTACAGGGGCTGGGCACCATCGGTGGCTTCCGCCTGCAGATCGAGGACCGTGGCGGCCTGGGTTATGAGGCGCTGTACAAGGAAACCCAGAACATCATCGCCAAGAGCCACAACGTGCCGGAACTGGCCGGCCTGTTCACCAGCTATCAGGTCAACGTGCCCCAGGTCGATGCCGCTATCGACCGGGAAAAGGCCAAGACCCATGGCGTGGCGATCAGTGACATCTTCGACACCCTGCAGATCTACCTGGGCTCGCTGTATGCCAATGACTTCAACCGCTTTGGCCGCACCTATCAGGTCAACGTCCAGGCCGAACAGCAGTTCCGCCTCGAGGCCGAGCAGATCGGTCAGTTGAAGGTACGCAACAATCTTGGCGAGATGATCCCGTTGGCGACCTTCATCAAGGTCAGCGACACCTCGGGGCCGGACCGGGTCATGCACTACAACGGCTTCGTCACCGCCGAGATCAACGGCGCGGCAGCACCGGGCTACAGCTCCGGCCAGGCCGAGAAAGCCATCGAGAAGCTGCTCAAGGAAGAGTTGCCCAACGGCATGACCTACGAGTGGACCGAGTTGACCTACCAGCAGATCCTGGCCGGCAATACCGCGTTGTTCGTCTTCCCGCTCTGCGTACTGCTGGCGTTCCTGGTGCTGGCAGCCCAGTACGAAAGCTGGAGCCTGCCACTGGCGGTGATCCTGATCGTGCCGATGACGGTGCTGTCGGCCATCACCGGGGTGATCCTGTCCGGTGGTGACAACAACATCTTCACCCAGATCGGCTTGATCGTACTGGTGGGCCTGGCGTGCAAGAACGCGATCCTCATCGTCGAGTTCGCCAAGGACAAGCAAGAGGAAGGCCTCGATCCACTCAGCGCAGTGCTGGAAGCCTGCCGCCTGCGTCTGCGGCCGATCCTGATGACCTCCTTCGCCTTCA